Proteins co-encoded in one Methanobrevibacter sp. genomic window:
- the purE gene encoding 5-(carboxyamino)imidazole ribonucleotide mutase, which yields MTPKIMIILGSGSDIDIAKKSVDILEKLEIPYSLKIASAHRTPHLVRELVIRGEEAGIEVFIGIAGLAAHLPGIIASHTSKPVIGVPVEGKLDGLDALYSTIQLPYPTPVASVGIDRGDNGAILAAQILSVHYPEIKEKLIELRNEYKEKVYKSNEEIPELIKGKYIQNDFLKVDELKISEPDYIDFEVDNVEVPIIVSNYSDITIAKKVAVILDRLKISHDLKVLGPIRQPKRFESYVKSVEESACLFIGISSNASILTGALSSLTTKPIIGVPCNNESGYNSIFSMVNMPPGVPVATVGLNNGRNAAILAGEILAIKDEEVRHILEKTKSKKINV from the coding sequence ATGACACCGAAAATAATGATTATACTAGGAAGTGGATCTGATATTGATATAGCAAAAAAGTCTGTTGATATTTTAGAAAAACTTGAAATTCCTTATAGTTTAAAAATAGCTTCTGCACATAGAACTCCCCATCTCGTTAGAGAACTTGTAATTAGAGGAGAAGAAGCAGGAATTGAAGTTTTTATTGGTATTGCAGGTTTGGCAGCCCATCTTCCTGGAATAATTGCATCACATACTTCAAAGCCAGTGATTGGAGTTCCAGTAGAAGGAAAACTTGATGGGTTAGATGCATTGTATTCAACAATTCAACTTCCTTATCCCACACCAGTAGCATCTGTTGGAATTGATAGGGGAGATAACGGAGCGATACTTGCAGCCCAAATTTTAAGTGTTCATTACCCAGAAATTAAAGAGAAACTAATTGAACTAAGAAATGAATATAAAGAGAAAGTATACAAAAGCAATGAAGAAATTCCCGAACTAATCAAAGGAAAATATATTCAAAATGATTTCTTAAAGGTAGATGAGCTTAAGATTAGCGAGCCTGATTATATTGATTTTGAAGTTGATAACGTTGAGGTTCCAATTATTGTATCCAATTACAGCGATATAACAATAGCTAAAAAAGTAGCTGTTATTCTTGATAGACTTAAGATATCCCATGATTTAAAAGTTCTTGGTCCTATAAGACAACCGAAAAGATTTGAAAGTTATGTTAAAAGTGTTGAAGAAAGCGCATGCCTGTTTATTGGAATAAGTTCTAATGCCTCCATTTTGACAGGTGCATTATCAAGCCTTACTACCAAGCCAATTATTGGAGTGCCATGTAATAACGAATCAGGATACAATTCAATATTTTCAATGGTTAATATGCCACCAGGCGTTCCTGTAGCAACCGTAGGTTTGAATAATGGAAGAAACGCTGCAATTCTCGCAGGTGAAATTCTTGCAATAAAAGATGAAGAAGTAAGACACATTTTAGAAAAAACTAAAAGTAAAAAAATTAATGTATAG